TGGTCTCTAAATATGACTTAAATCCTTgtacttttttcacattttaaaatccaCCATTCAAAAAATGTAGAGGTATCATATCCACAGCAAAACAATACAGGCAAAGTTAGACACATAATACTTGAATTTTTGGGGTTAGCTTGTTCAGACCCTTAAGTCCAAGTATTAGCAACAGCAGTGCTTGTTAATGGATAGTGCTAGCATAATGGTTTGGGACCTAGGCTGTGAAAGAAAAGCTTGCAGGTTCAATACCAAATTGGAATGACCCAGAAACATTAGTTCATCACTATCAGAaatctaaaatgattaaaaattgcaTCTCACGTAGACATAACTATAAGTAATCTTAAGCAGCCAGAAGTCTGGCAGCCACaatcttagtgtgtgtgtgtgattgtaagtCATAGCATTGAAtagcatctgtgtttgtgtgtgcaagcGCACTTGGATTTTCCACTGATATTTCAGCCGCCTCAGCAGAGTCCCTCGGGCTGTCTCCTTCCTGTGCAGTGTGAGACAGAGCGCTATGCCTTAGTTCCTTGTTCACgctgcatacagtatataaatgtatatgtgttGTAGAGAGTCAGTGCTTCAGATTCTCCCTAATAAGAGTACTAACAGTACATTATCACCCATTGTGTACAAATATCAATACTCCAACACACTCTTTTTGCATTCCAGGGGTCTCAACAAGCAGGGCTACAAATGTAGGCGTAAGTATCTTCACAGCTTTCTCAATCTTTTGTAGATGCTCCCATCTGGTTCTcagtaaaaacacacattatacatGTTAGTTCCGATATTTTGTcgtttaatgttacattttgacCTGATTTTTATATGTGGCACATACTGTAAATGATCCTCCTGTGGAATTAACATAATGGGCTCTCTGAAATCTATTTTTTGTAAGATATTTTGtactgttaaattaattaaaaggtcATTTGCACACATTACACCTTACTCTTTTCCAGAATGCAATGCGGCCATTCACAAGAAGTGCATTGATAAGATCATTGGGAGATGCACGGGAACAGCAACCAACAGTCGAGATACAGTGGTGAGCATTAGTGTTCTGAACCTCTGATAAAGAAACACATTTGATCAGCAAGGGCTCCGTGACCATGAGAGGGTCCAAAGCGGTTCTGTAGGGCGGCCGTCAACTGTTAAAAGATCTGAAACCAATTTTTATTGGGGGGggtctgaaaataatattaagtaaaaGAATACTTACTTTTACAATATTACgtcaatttatttaatatatagtatatggtgtatatatgtatcatggtttccacaaaaatagtaacACAGTAATATGTATCGAAtgatactgataataataaaacatgtttcttgagcaccaaatcagcatttcagaataatttctgaatgatcatgtgacaaaGTCTGCACTGATCAAATAACAAAGTATCTAAATGCATTAATATGCTATCTCTCTGATGCCAGTCTTAACTGTTTTGGGTCAAATTTTAAGAAGGACTTTTTAAGAGAAAGAAACTGGGGTTGGACCTTCTGTTTCCAACACCTGTAGCAAACGTAGCAAGGATCAGAGTCTGTCAGTAATCAACAAAAGGCCATGATATTATAAAGATGTCGCAAATATGTTGGGGTAACTAAACTAAACACTGTAAAGCCTCTCTGTAAAGAGTCTCTGATAGCTCTGGGATCTATGTGGGTAGGAAGGACCTCTTCTGGAAAGGGCTTCATGAGGCGTTGTAGATGTTGCATCTGTGCCTACAAGCATTTCGATTCAGTTTGTTGCTAATGGCCTGTTTGTACATCTGCAGTTTCAGAAGGAGCGCTTTAAGATTGACATGCCACATCGCTTCAAGACCCATAACTACATGAGCCCGACCTTCTGTGATCACTGTGGGAGTCTGCTGTGGGGAATGGTCAAACAAGGCCTCAAGTGTGAAGGTAAGAacgatgttattttttttatggttgtctTTCATCTGTTATTCCCTTTCATTGTCtttttgtttcttctcttttaATATCTAATGCACCTTACTCTCTCTGTTCAGAATGTAGTATGAACGTTCATCATAAATGCCAGACCAAGGTTGCCAACCTCTGCGGAATCAACCAGAAGCTCCTGGCTGAGGCTTTGACTCAAGTTAGCCTGGTAAATGATTCAACCACAGCATTTTTTCAAGACATTTGcagtaacattattttataaaccTAAAAGATGACATTATTTGGGGGTTTTCATGGATTCATATGTATGCATCAGTATGCAATAAACTTCCAGAAATAAAGCAGACAAAATCTAACATGCTTATTATATCATTGATTGTGTTTAGAAATCTTCCACAAAGCGTCCAGATCCCACTCTGTCAGAAATTGGAATCTATCAAGCCATGGATAAAAACGCGGACCCTAGTGGTGAGTTTGAATTACTGCATTATTGGTTCCCTTAGTTTTGGTACCTTATATTAGATTAGCtttgcttttatttgaatatgaAGTGGCCCCAAAACATATTTCGGACAATTATGTGACATTTAAAacgttcattaaaaaaattgcaaattaaaaatgaattaaattaaattacaattattatattatattatattatattatattatattatattatattatattatattatattatattattataattttatttatttattttctgttttcattttcattttagtaattttgtggtgtttttgtcatttttcatttattttttaatttatatttatatatatgtatatccaagtttgtatttgtttttatttcacttttagttttagttattttagtataaagtgaaactaaatcaaaataagaaatgttgccctgACAACTGGATAAAATAATACaggtttttgtatattattttatttcaattaacatttttttattttaaataccagaaatgtttaagtttttttatctatttgtaaCTTTGTCTTGTGTTTATTAATGTGTGGcgtatatgtatatttgtgtttacaAATATTAGCGCAGGGCTCTCAGTATGGAAAACTGTGGAACGATATGAACCCTGTGCCTCCCAGCACCACCATTACATCTCGCATCTCTGTAAACAACTTTGTGTTCCACAAGGTACTAGGCAAAGGCAGCTTTGGAAAGGTAAGAAACACACAGTATACAGATGTCTGCATTGTATTGTTATGAAGCCCTCTCTTTAAACAATTCCCATGTTCTGTCAGGTGATTCTCGCTGAGCTCAAAGGAAGGGGAGAATATTTTGCTGTAAAGGCCCTGAAGAAGGATGTGGTGCTTATGGACGATGACGTGGAGTGCACAATGGTGGAAAAAAGAGTGTTAGCGTTAGCATGGGAAAACCCTTTCCTCACACACCTCTACTGCACCTTTCAGTCGAAGGTGAGCGTTCTTCCAAATAATAACGTGTTACATTCACTACCATTAAAAAATCCGGGGTCTCTTTTATTCAGTAGGGacgcattaaattggtcaaaagtgaccaaacagtaaagatgtttataatgttacaaaagatattgttttcaacattttgttcatcgaagaatcctgaaaaaagtgtgTGGCtttcaactattttcaacattgacagtaagcaccaaatcagaaaatccagctttgctatcagaggaataaaatacattctaaaacattttaaaatagagaacagttcagttttttacagtaatgtttcacaatattactgtttatttttgttcaaagctttggtgagcataagagacttctttcaaacattaaaaacatcttgcCAACCTTTTAGTAATCTATATAAAGAGCAATGCAATGATTATCTAAAAGACTGCATTatgtgtataatatttatattagtgctgCTAAAAGTTACTGATGGATATGGAATGTGGTTGTGCAAAGTCAAATATCTTCCTGTCAAATTACGTAGTTCTATAGTTACAGTAAATCAATTGCAGGAACAAAGCTTTGTTACCATTGTGATGATGTATGCTGAAGAACTCGTTCCCCCCGTTACACATGCTAAGTTTCCATGACTGGCGAGATTTGATCAGCTCGTCAGCCTGCTTGGCATATGTGATGGACCATAGGTTTGACATCAGACATTATGAGAATGACATGGAATgttgtaacaaaataaaacaggttCTGTTGTCATTCTTTCCAGTAAAATATATTGTCACTTAATAACGATGATGATCCGTGTGTTTATCAACAGGAGCACTTATTCTTTGTGATGGAGTATCTGAATGGAGGAGATCTGATGTTCCACATTCAGGATAAGGGCCGTTTTGATTTGTACAGAGCCACGTGAGTGACATCCATTCTgaataaatgatctttttttgCTGTAGCATATCTGCTATATTGTTTATCTTCCGTAATCaagaaagaatgtttttttgtaaaacaacagCAAGTGTTTTGGTCAAATCTGTTTCTTGTCACAGGTTTTATGCTGCTGAAATCATCTGTGGACTACAGTACCTTCATTCTAAAGGAATTATATACAGGTAAAATTAGTGTTTCTTGTTGAAGAAActcttattttgattatttgaattcttttttttttcagtgagatTGAGTGTCTATCTAATGTCTAAAATGTATCATAATTTACACAatactattaagcagcacaactgttttttaacactgataataataaaaatgtattttgagcaccaaatcaacacatcagaaggatttctgaaggatcgtgtgaatGAAGActagagaaatgatgctgaaaattcagctttaccatcacagggatacattttattaaattataattctatttcacaataatactgttttcaattttgtatttcaagtctgtgattatttttattgtcatgtACAAGTAATTTAGCAGAAAGTTACCAAACAAAAACATGCCATAAACGTCCATATGAATCACATTTCTCAAATGGACcatgtctgtttttctgtctaaTCAGAGATTTAAAGTTGGACAATGTGATGCTGAACAAGGATGGACATATTAAGATTGCGGACTTTGGGATGTGCAAAGAGAACATGCTTGGAGAAAACAGAGCAACCACATTCTGTGGCACGCCAGATTATATTGCTCCTGAGATCCTGCTGGGACAGAAATACAGTTTCTCTGTGGACTGGTGGTCGTTCGGCGTGCTGCTCTACGAGATGCTGATTGGCCAGTCGCCGTTCCAGGGCGATGATGAGGATGAGCTTTTTGAGTCGATCCGCATGGATGTACCTCACTACCCACGGTGGATTACCAAAGAGGCCAAAGACCTGCTGGAAAAAGTGAGTCTGACCAATTGATTTATCTTAATGAACGCTGTCAGGACTGATGCTTTATAGAGTCCTTTAATCTGTgtcttttacattttcagttatttgaACGGGATCCAACTCGACGGCTTGGTGTTGTGGGAAATATCCGTGGACACGCCTTCTTCAAGACAATCAATTGGCCTGCTCTGGAGAAACGAGAGGTGTCTCCCCCGTTCAAGCCAAAAGTGGTACGATTCTGATATGATTtgatttactatttaaaaaaaatgtccttaattGATAGacagctgtaaaaaaaattgaaatgcttCCTCGgctgaaatgaaaatacattaaaactatcagaaaaaaattataagcttaaaattataaacatgaaaaaatgcaaaatattatatgtactactataatagtgtataaacaatactaaaataacattgctatGAGTGGTGTTAAGAGAGGTTTCAACTACAGGCATGAttcattttacattcattcattgcaCGATTCAAAGTAatgcaatataaatgtaaaaaaaatgtcaagcttATTGCTGTACTTTGAAACAAAAGGCAGTAGCAAAATATCTGTCCTAATTGTTTAGCTAATGTAGTGCTCATGGCTGAAAACTTGTGAAGACGTTAATGATAAACAAATAACCTTTGCCTTATCTGTGCTCTAATGATGACATTACAATAACAGGAAATCTCTTTTAAAGAGGTTGTATCATGTCACGAGCAATCGAATTTTCCTTAATCTGTTGAGATAAGAGTTGGATTTACTATAGAAAAAATGCTGTAACATTCAGAGATCAAAACTTCCTCCCCAGTCCAAGTGGACAGTTTATTCAGTAAGTTATTGACGTCAGACTGACGAATAGTATACGTCATTTACAGTATCAGTACCTATTTGGTATTCAGAAACTTGACTATTACTTATTATTTCTTGTTACTAGTATTCCTAAACTGCTTACAAAACTTCTTTTTTGactgtgtagcacctacagctctgcatatACTTCAGTAGAATCACAGCATTAGGTGGCAGCAAATGTCTTTTTTAACAGTGGAATCTTAACAGTTTGAGCAGCACATTAAAGTGTTGATTGTTTTGTGATTATGATTTGTGAATGTTCGCTAATTTTCAGTAAGtgaaattcatgcttttattcagtaGGATGCATTATGTTGTTCAAAAGTGATGGGAAGGATATTTTTAATCTTgctaaaaatctgtcatttaaatgttgtcaaaaatattaaacagcaccaATGTTTTGTACATGGatgataattagaaatgttttttaaggaccaaatcagcatattagaatgattttttaaagatcatgggacactgaagacttcaACCCATGTcaaaccagacaaaaaaaaaaaaagtaggatatGACCCCTTCAGCAGTCTTGAAAGTGACTTCAGGATTATTTTCTCACATCTCTCTTCCTCTACATGCAGAAATCCCCCAGTGACTGTAGCAATTTTGACCGGGAGTTCCTCAGTGAGAAGCCACGTCTCTCTCAAAGTGACAAGAACCTGATAGACTCCATGGACCAGTCTGCCTTCGCTGGCTTCTCTTTCATTAACCCCAAAATGGAGACCATTATGGAAAAATAAGACATTCCGATTAGGATCCTCTACACCTGCCTAACTCAAATGAAAAACGGCGTATTGGAGCCAGGAGTTCAACCAGTGTTACACTTGTTATACTTTCTGGATGGTCCAAATAGATAATGCTGTATTTATGTCTTCTTTAATCAAATGATCAAAACTttaaatcaaaactttatttgatgATGTACTATATTTGTTCTTGTAATATCTCTAATAAATGTTCATGTAATTAAATAATGTCCTTACTATCATACAtccaaacacagacagacaaaaaggGATACTAGAAACCCAAACGAAAGGGACTGTATATTTTAGTCTGTATAATATGCTGGGACTTTGCAATCTGATTGAATAGTGGCCTTCTTAACACTCTTGAATCCTCCTTGTTTTCcctcataaaacattttattgttaaacAGAATCTCATGCTAAGATTTGTCTGTGGGATAATTTGGTAGTTATTTTTTGTATCTATCCTTTCTTGTTGATCTTGTTCTACAGTGTGAGTTGTAATTATAAGATTTTGCCAGCGTGAGCTGAGCGTGCACAGAATAGTGGGTTTTTTTTCACTATGGATCTATGATGGAGGTCTAGTGTAGGTGAACCTAAAACCTCTTCAATATGAAAACTTAGAAATATTAATGTCTTGCTAgacatattgtttatatataggGTTGCTTTTATGGTACTGTAATAGGTAGTATATTGGTACAGTATATTGGTGGGTGGAGGATATACATCTCCTAAGCAAGTGAGAGTATAAATATATGTACTATTATTTAATGTCGGTATTTTAATAAAGTATGatactgtatataacaatatatgtatattgcTCTGAACTGTTGTTGTTACTGGAGGTaataatgttctcttttttttttactgaatttactCCTCTGAACTCAACACAATTAAAGGTTTCTTCAACTTTAATTTTGACTTTTGGCTTTACTGTCGTGTCGTGAtacattcattcataaagttttttGGGCCATTGCACCAACTGGGTGCCATTTCTGTCCCCAGGACATTATAGgtacaaacatgcattaaaattaactataaaatacattttattgttaagCAACGTGTCTTGCACATTAATCtaactgcaatttaaaaaaataaaataactaaatcacTGAAAATATAGCATTTGTACATGTCTCCAGTGTCTAACGCTACATTTTAACaagaaatataatgtttaaaatccttcataaacgcttttgcatttttgtgtatcTCCATGTCCCATCAgtgctttaaatacatttatttcgaaataaatttataatattttggatgaaattcaCATTTAAGTCGTGTCCCCAGGTTTTCACTCAGTCCTGAACACATTACCCCCTCTAAAAAACTGGGAAAATTCCTCAAGACACATTTTCAACATAATATTGCAACATCTGAATCTTCTGAAGacaatgaaatgatcaaaagcaTGCGGTCTttcttttctgtatatttgatGATTTTGTAACGGTGGCTGGGAGCTTCATTATAAATATCCTGTCCTGTTCCCTAAATTATTTCTTAGAtgttacttgtttattttaaaaatagaaagctTTGGTGAATCACTATAATTTGCTGAGTATTCTCATAATATTAGCATGTACTGTACTCCTTCTGGCTAGATTATATGTATTTGCTCATTTTATCCTAAAATCTCAATCCTGTCACTTTCAGTCCTGTTACTCATATAtcctacagtatatacagtatagtaaCTGAGTAAAAGTACCAGGAGAAAGTAGTGTCATcagatttattaatgtaaatattaggcTACATCCATATTAACctgaataaatttgaaaatgcatcGTTTTCTCAACCTTTTGGGCTTCTATCCACACTGAGACAATGCTTTTGCCCAGAGAAAACCAATGGTTGTTCTTgcattgttgttttatattacatttctgcAAGTATGACAGTAAATGTACTTGAAATTTCTGTCCTGTGGCAATTATGTAGACTCATAAGGAATGGTGTTTGTGAGCTGCCCAATAAGAAAACAATATtcacagaaaaactgaaaagatattatttaagtatattatttttaatatcaattttaatttaatatttattgttttttcattatttatatcttATCTTATAACCCGTCCTCTACTCCTAAACATAAATCTAACACAAACCTCTGCAGACCACtagatttaaatagaaacatGATGTGGCCTTTTTTAGCAGTGACATCAGCTCACTAGTCAGTGTTCAACACTTTCACTATATCAGTGAGGGCATTAATACCTCACATGTGTAGTCAAACCTGTATAGTAATATAATGGATACTCATTCCTGTTACCCATTTCATTCCTGTtactaaatagtttttttttttaataaaagttaaactactatttttttaaattaagtttggtCTATAATTTATCCCATTGTTTAATaaattgcatcacagaaaattgATAAGCTTGATGTTTGAGTCgccattaaaaaatgtgtgtactttagaaaaatacataaatagggattttttatgataaaaataatgtttcGACCATGAAACcaacaatttctttaaaataataaacacctgCCTGAGAGGGAAATGAAGGAATTTGttgacatatttttaaacatgctttttaaaagacATTAGAATTTTGGTAACAGGACCGAGAAAAATGCATCCATCTTCCacaaaacttttgtaaaaaattaaataaaattacttgaGATGGACCAATAcagattttgaataaatatgtatattactaGATTCAGTATTTAAAAACGGTAGaatattatagataatatatagatatatatatatatat
This DNA window, taken from Cyprinus carpio isolate SPL01 chromosome B11, ASM1834038v1, whole genome shotgun sequence, encodes the following:
- the LOC109105878 gene encoding protein kinase C delta type-like, which translates into the protein MAPFLRIAFSDFQLGDLPPMTEQPFCAIKMKESLSTERGKTLVQRKPTMYPAWKSTFDAHIYEGRVIQVVLMKTAEEPLSEATVGVSVIAERCKKGNGRAEFWVDLQPSGKVMMSVQFFVEGSDLESKSSVTCKEDDGALTINRRRGAIKQAKVHFIKNHEFTATFFKQPTFCSVCREFVWGLNKQGYKCRQCNAAIHKKCIDKIIGRCTGTATNSRDTVFQKERFKIDMPHRFKTHNYMSPTFCDHCGSLLWGMVKQGLKCEECSMNVHHKCQTKVANLCGINQKLLAEALTQVSLKSSTKRPDPTLSEIGIYQAMDKNADPSAQGSQYGKLWNDMNPVPPSTTITSRISVNNFVFHKVLGKGSFGKVILAELKGRGEYFAVKALKKDVVLMDDDVECTMVEKRVLALAWENPFLTHLYCTFQSKEHLFFVMEYLNGGDLMFHIQDKGRFDLYRATFYAAEIICGLQYLHSKGIIYRDLKLDNVMLNKDGHIKIADFGMCKENMLGENRATTFCGTPDYIAPEILLGQKYSFSVDWWSFGVLLYEMLIGQSPFQGDDEDELFESIRMDVPHYPRWITKEAKDLLEKLFERDPTRRLGVVGNIRGHAFFKTINWPALEKREVSPPFKPKVKSPSDCSNFDREFLSEKPRLSQSDKNLIDSMDQSAFAGFSFINPKMETIMEK